Within Xanthomonas oryzae pv. oryzae, the genomic segment CGACGTGTTCGGCCCGCGCTGGCGCGAGATCACCGGCTCGGTGCGTCTGCGCCCCACGCCGTGGTGGCACGCCGAGCGCGCGCATCTGCTGTCGCTGTCCAAGGCCGGCACGCCGCGCTACGCGTACCATTTGCCCACCGTGCGTGCGCGTGCGCATGCGCTGGCGCAGATCGCCGCGGTGGATCAACGCTACTACGCGATCAAAGCCAACGCGCATCCGGCCATTTTAATGGCGCTGGAACAGGCCGGCTTCGGGCTGGAATGCGTCTCGCATGGCGAAGTGCGCCGTGTGTTTCAGGCGTTGCCCGAACTGTCGCCGCGGCGCGTGCTGTTCACGCCGAGCTTTGCGCCCAAGGCCGAATACGCAGCGGCCTTCGCGCTGGGCGTGACCGTCACCGTGGATAACGTCGAAGCGCTGCGCAACTGGCCGGAGGTCTTCCGTGGCCGCAATATCTGGCTGCGCATCGATCTGGGGCACGGCGACGGCCATCACGAGAAGGTCAACACCGGGGGCAAGGCCTCCAAGTTCGGGTTGTCGTCCACGCGCGTGGATGAATTTGTCGACGTGGCGCGCACGCTCGAAGTCACCATCACCGGCGTGCATGCGCACCTGGGCAGCGGTGTGGAGACCGGCGAGCATTGGCGGATGATGTACGACGAACTGGCCGGGTTCGCGCGCCGCATCGGCACGGTGGAGACCATCGACATCGGTGGCGGCTTGCCGATTCCGTACAGCGCCGAAGACGAGCCGTTCGATCTCGATGTGTGGGCCAAGGGCCTGGCCGAGGTCAAGGCCGTGCATCCTGGCTACCGCCTGGCGATCGAGCCGGGCCGCTATCTGGTGGCCGAAGCCGGCGTATTGCTGGCCAGCGTCACCCAGGTGATCGAAAAGGACGGCGTGCAGCGCGTGGGCCTGGATGCGGGCATGAACACCTTGATTCGCCCAGCGTTGTACGATGCCTGGCACGACATCGAAAACCTCAGCCAGCTGGATGCGCCCGCCGATAGCACGTTCGATGTCGTCGGACCGATCTGCGAATCGTCGGATGTATTCGGCAAGCGTCGCCGCCTGCCCGCGGCCACCATGCCGGGCGATGTGGTGCTGGTGGCCGACACAGGCGCCTACGGCTACTCGATGGCCAGTACCTACAATCAGCGCGAATTACCGCGCGAAGAGGTGATCGATGCGCCCGCTGGCTGAGTTCGTTGTACTCAGCACGCTTGCCGGTGGCGTGGCGATGGTGTTTTCCACCGCCATCGATATCGCCGGGCAACCGACGCGATGGACCGACAGCCTGAAGTGGGGACTGCCCGCGTTGGTCGCTGCCGGCATCGGCGCGTGGAGCGCGGCGTTATGGCAGCGTCGGCGCGCCGAGCGCGCACCAGCGCAGCGTGCCGGCGGCATGGCCTTGCGCGCGGTGGTGTTGAGTGCGCTTGGCTATCTGCCGGCCTTGCTGCTGTATCTGCTGGCCGCGTTGGCAATCACCGGCGATGCAGCGATGATTCGCTCTGAGGTGATGCTGCTGTTGTTCGTGATCGGTTGCCTGCCGCTGCTGTGGGCGGCGGTGCCGTTTTCCATGATTGAATATGTCCTGTGCCGACGTTATCTGCGTCGTGTGCGTGTTCCTGCAGGTAGTCCATGAGCGCTTTCGACAAACATCAGATTTCCACCTTCCGTTTCGTGCGTTGTGCACTCGACGCACAGACCGGCGTGGCGACGCTGGTGTATGCCTTCGATCAAGGCCCGGAGCTGGTCGAGACCGTTGCCGTACCGGGCGCGCCATTCGCGCTGGGCGGCGCGAACGCCACCGCCGTGCAGCAGGCGCTGCAGCTGCTGCATCTGATTGCAGGCGTGAGTTATTTCAAGGCGGCGGTGCCGCCGAACATCGCCATCGATAGCTACAGTATCGATGCCGAAACGGCCGCGTTGGTGCAAAGCGTGTACCTGCACGGCCTGGGCGAATTTGCCTACCGCAATGGCTTGCAGCTGCACGGCAAGATCCGCTTTCCGGTCGCTGCGCAGGCGGCTGCCGCTGCGCCGGCATTGGGGCTGCGCGTGCATGCGCTGGTGGCGATCGGTGGCGGCAAGGATTCGCTGGTGAGCATCGAGGCCCTGCGCCATGCCGGCGTGGACCAGACGGTCAGCTGGATCGGTGGCTCGCAACTGATCCGCGCCTGCGCAGAGCGCACCGGTTTGCCGGTGCTCAACATCGGCCGCGTGCTGGCACCGGAATTATTCGAGCTCAATCGCCAGGGCGCCTGGAACGGGCATATCCCGGTCACCGCGGTGAACTCGGCCATTCTGGTGCTGGCGGCGCTACTCAATGGCGTGGACCAGGTGGTGTTCTCCAACGAACGCTCGGCCAGTTACGGCAGCCAGATTCCCGGCACCGGCGAGGTCAATCACCAGTGGTCCAAGGGCTGGGCATTCGAGCAAGCGTTCGGCGACTACGTGCAGCGGCATGTGGCGGCGGATCTGCGTTATTACTCGCTGCTGCGGCCGCTCTCCGAGTTGGCGGTGGCGCGGCAATTCGCCAAGACCGATCGCTACGACGCGCATTTTTCCAGCTGCAATCGCAACTTCCACATCATGGGCGAGCGTCCGGTGCATCGCTGGTGCGGCGTGTGCCCGAAGTGCCATTTCGTGTTTCTGGCGCTGGCACCGTTCATGCCCAAGACACGGCTGGTCAACATCTTCGGGCGCAATCTGCTCGACGATGCGACGCAGGCCGGCGGCTACGATGCGCTGCTGGAGTTCCAGGACCACAAGCCGTTCGAATGCGTGGGCGAAGGTCGCGAATCGCGCACGGCGATGGCAGTGCTGGCCAGCCGCGCCGAGTGGAAGGAAGACGCAGTAGTGAAGCGCTTCATTCGCGACATCCAGCCGCAGCTCGACCCGAATGACCTGCAGGTCGAGCCACTGATGGCCATCGAAGGCGAGCACCGGATTCCGCCAGCGCTGTGGGAGCGCGTGCGTGCGAATTTCGCAGTTTGAAGGCAAGGCGGTTGCGTTGTGGGGCTGGGGACGCGAAGGACGCGGGGCGTATCGTGCGCTGCGCGCGCAGCTGCCCACCCAATCGCTGACGATGTTCTGTAACGCTGAAGAGGTGCGCGAACTCGAATCGCTTGCAGACGCAGCCTTGCATGTGGAAACCGATGCCAGCGCGCAGGCGTTGGGGCGATTCGAGATTGTGGTGAAGTCGCCCGGCATCAGCCCGTATCGCGCTGAGGCACTGGCCGCCGCCGCGCAGGGCACGCAATTCATTGGCGGCACCGCGCTGTGGTTTGCCGAGCACGCGCAGCCGGACGGCAGCGTGCCTGGCGCCATTTGCGTTACCGGCACCAAGGGCAAGAGCACCACCACTGCGTTGCTGGCGCACTTGCTGCGCGTGGCCGGGCATCGCACTGCGTTGGTCGGCAATATCGGCCAGCCCCTGCTGGAAGTGCTGGCACCGCAGCCGCCGCCGGCGTATTGGGCGATCGAGTTGTCCAGCTATCAAACCGGTGATGTCGGACGCAGCGGCGCGCGCCCGGAGCTGGCGGTGGTGTTGAATCTATTTCCCGAGCATCTGGACTGGCACGGCGATGAGGCGCGCTATGTGCGCGACAAGCTGTCGCTGGTGACCGAAGGCCGGCCGCGGATCGTCTTGCTCAACGCGGCCGACCCGCTTCTTGCCAGTTTGCAGCTGCCCGACAGCGAGGTGCTGTGGTTCAACCATCCCGAGGGCTGGCATTTGCGTGGCGATGTGGTCTATCGCGGCGAACAAGCCATTTTCGATAGCGCTGACGTGCCGCTACCGGGCGTGCACAATCGCCGCAACCTGTGCGCGGTGCTGGCAGCGCTGGAAGCCCTGGGCCTGGATGCTGAAGCACTGGCGCCGGCAGCCTTGAGCTTTCGTCCGTTGCCGAACCGCCTGCAGGTGCTCGGCAGCGTGGACGGCATCAGCTACGTCAACGACTCGATCAGCACCACGCCGTATGCCTCGCTGGCCGCATTGGCGTGCTTCGCGCAGCGTCGCGTTGCCTTGTTGGTCGGCGGGCACGACCGTGGCCTGGACTGGCACGATTTCGCCCGGCACATGGCGCAGCAGGCGCCGCTGGAAATCGTCACCATGGCTGCCAATGGCCCGCGTATCCATGCGTTGCTGGCACCGCTGGCCGACGCCGGGCGCTTCGGCTTGCATGCCGCAAACGATCTGGAACACGCCATGCAACTGGCGCGCGATGCGTTGGGCGGGCAGGGGGGCGTGGTGCTGCTCTCGCCGGGGGCGCCCAGCTTCGGCGCCTATAGCGACTACGTTGCGCGCGGTCGGCACTTTGCCCAGCTGGCGGGGTTCGACCCGGCGGCGATCAGCGCGATTCCCGGGTTGGGTGTGCATTAATCCGACTAACAGACCGACTGCGCTCATCGCTAGAAGTGCGGAGTCGGTGCTCGGAATCGGCAAGTACCGCTCGCTCTGGTTTCTCTGCACCGTCCACATTCACCTGGCTAATGCTCGCGACCTTGTGCTTGGCTGCGTCGGCTCCAACGCCGCTGCCATTGATGCGACTGGCTTGAAGCCGGTACCCGCAGCCGATGCGGACGTGTACGGCATGCGCTGACCAACCAATTGCGGCGCAGTTGCCAGAAGTGGCGATGATGACCCCTCCCGCACGGCGACAGCGCCTACACTCGGTGCACCATCTGGGAGCAAGCACATGCAATCGATATGGCGTGGCGTTGGGTTGATCGGCCTCCTGGCCTCGCTGGCCTTCCCCGCAGCGGCGGCGATGCAGGCCAAGCCTCTGGAATGGAAGGTTGGCAAAGACACCTACAGCGGCGTGCTGGTGTACGACGATGCCGGCGATGCCAAGCGTCCGGGACTGGTGATGGTGCCCAATTGGCGCGGCGTCAATGACTCGGCGGTGAGCAAGGCCAAGCAACTGGCCGGCGACGAGTACGTGGTGCTGGTGGCCGACGTGTACGGCAAAGGCAAGCGCCCTGCCAACGACAGCGAAGCCGGGCAGTTCGCCGGCGCGCTGAAGAAGGATCCGCCGGAGTTGCGCGCACGCGCGTTGACAGCAGTCGAGGTGCTCAAGGCGCAGGCTGGCAAGGCACCGCTGGACGCAGCGCGCATCGGTGCGGTGGGTTTCTGCTTTGGCGGCACCACGGTGCTGGAGCTGGTGCGTGCAGGCGCGCAGTTGGCCGGTGTTGTCAGCCTGCATGGCGGCATCGCCACGCCCAGCCCGGCCGCCGCCGGCTCGGCCAAAACGCCGTTGCTGGTGCTCAACGGTGCCGACGACAAGAGCGTGAGCAAAGCGGATATTGCTGCGTTCGAAACCGAGATGAATGCAGCCGGCGCGGACTGGCAGTTCGTCAATTTCAGCGGCGCGGTGCATTGCTTTGCCGAGGCCGACGCCAACAGCCCGCCGGGCTGCCTGTACAACCCGCGTGCGGCCAAGCGGGCGTATCGCATGCTCGGCGATTTCTTCGACGAGCGGTTTGCTAAGTAGCCGGGCTTGGGGATTGGGGATTCGCAAGAGGTGGTCCCGTCCTTCAGCGAATCAAACCCCTGAGTTTTTGCTGGGAGTTTGCGCTGACCAATCATTCGGCTATCGAATGCGGGAATTCGTCGACACGCAAGCTAGCCGCTGTTGCGAATCCCCAATTCCGTCCGGAGCGCAAAAGCGCGCCGGATCAGTGCGTGCGTTCGACCGCATACCGCGCCAGGCCGCGTAGCGCTGCCACCGCGGGGCTGTAGGGCAAGGTGTCCAGCGCCTGTTCGGCGGCGGCGGCATATTCGCCAGCACGTTGACGGCTGTAGTCCAGCCCGCCGGTGGCATGGATGGCTGCCAGCACGTCCGGCATCGCCGCTGCATCGCCCTGTTCGACGATCTGCCGCAGGCGTTCGCGGGTGGTCGCATCCGAATGCGCCATGGCGTGGATCAACGGCAGCGTGGCCTTGCCTTCGGCCAAGTCGTCGCCCAGGTTCTTGCCCAGCTCCGCGGCTTCGGCAGCGTAATCGAGCACGTCGTCAGCGATCTGGAACGCGAAGCCCAACTGCATGCCGTAGTCGTACAGTTGCTGCTGCACCTGCGCATCCGCGCCCGAAGCCAGCGCTCCCAGCCGCGTACCGGCCGCGAACAGCACCGCGGTCTTGCGCTCGATCACCCGCAGGTACGCCGCTTCGTCGGTGTCAGGGTTATGCACGTGCAGCAGCTGCAGCACTTCGCCTTCGGCGATGCGGTTGGTGGTGTCGGCCAGGATCTGCATGACTTCCATGCGATCCAGTTCCACCATCAACTGGAAGCTGCGCGAGTACAGAAAGTCGCCGACCAGCACGCTGGGCGCATTGCCCCACAGTGCGTTGGCGGTGCTACGCCCACGGCGCAGGTCCGATTCGTCCACCACGTCGTCGTGCAGCAGCGTGGAGGTGTGGATGAATTCGATGATCGCCGCCAACTGGTGGTGCTCCGGGCCGGAGCCACCAGCCGCATGGCCGGCCAGAATCACCAGCATCGGGCGCAGGCGTTTGCCACCAGCGGAGATGATGTGATCGGCGATCTGGTTGATCAGCATGACGTCCGAGGCCAGGCGGCGGCGGATCACCGCATCGACCGCGGCCATGTCGGGCGCGGCGAGGGACTGGATCTGGGGCAGGCCCAGGACGGTGGGGAGGTCTTCGGCGATGGTCATGCGCAGGCGTTCGTGATGTGCGTCGATTATAGGTGCCCGGGCCGGATCCGTCCCGCTGGGCACAACCGGTCTCTTCACCTTTACCGCACCATGCAGCCTTGCCGGAGGCCGCAAAGGCCTGTCCGGGCTGGATTTCCGACCCCTGACTGGGCGCTTGCCCGGGAGCACCACGCGGCAAACTGCCCGGACCGTCGACGGGCAGGTGCGGTAACATTGCCGTACAGACATTCCTCGTTGCGCGCCCCCGGCGCCAGCGCATCATCTCGGAAGCACCTATGGCCCGCGGCATCAATAAAGTCATCCTCGTCGGCAACCTCGGCAACGATCCCGAC encodes:
- the murL gene encoding UDP-N-acetyl-alpha-D-muramoyl-L-alanyl-L-glutamate epimerase is translated as MSAFDKHQISTFRFVRCALDAQTGVATLVYAFDQGPELVETVAVPGAPFALGGANATAVQQALQLLHLIAGVSYFKAAVPPNIAIDSYSIDAETAALVQSVYLHGLGEFAYRNGLQLHGKIRFPVAAQAAAAAPALGLRVHALVAIGGGKDSLVSIEALRHAGVDQTVSWIGGSQLIRACAERTGLPVLNIGRVLAPELFELNRQGAWNGHIPVTAVNSAILVLAALLNGVDQVVFSNERSASYGSQIPGTGEVNHQWSKGWAFEQAFGDYVQRHVAADLRYYSLLRPLSELAVARQFAKTDRYDAHFSSCNRNFHIMGERPVHRWCGVCPKCHFVFLALAPFMPKTRLVNIFGRNLLDDATQAGGYDALLEFQDHKPFECVGEGRESRTAMAVLASRAEWKEDAVVKRFIRDIQPQLDPNDLQVEPLMAIEGEHRIPPALWERVRANFAV
- the murD gene encoding UDP-N-acetylmuramoyl-L-alanine--D-glutamate ligase, coding for MRISQFEGKAVALWGWGREGRGAYRALRAQLPTQSLTMFCNAEEVRELESLADAALHVETDASAQALGRFEIVVKSPGISPYRAEALAAAAQGTQFIGGTALWFAEHAQPDGSVPGAICVTGTKGKSTTTALLAHLLRVAGHRTALVGNIGQPLLEVLAPQPPPAYWAIELSSYQTGDVGRSGARPELAVVLNLFPEHLDWHGDEARYVRDKLSLVTEGRPRIVLLNAADPLLASLQLPDSEVLWFNHPEGWHLRGDVVYRGEQAIFDSADVPLPGVHNRRNLCAVLAALEALGLDAEALAPAALSFRPLPNRLQVLGSVDGISYVNDSISTTPYASLAALACFAQRRVALLVGGHDRGLDWHDFARHMAQQAPLEIVTMAANGPRIHALLAPLADAGRFGLHAANDLEHAMQLARDALGGQGGVVLLSPGAPSFGAYSDYVARGRHFAQLAGFDPAAISAIPGLGVH
- a CDS encoding dienelactone hydrolase family protein, with the protein product MQSIWRGVGLIGLLASLAFPAAAAMQAKPLEWKVGKDTYSGVLVYDDAGDAKRPGLVMVPNWRGVNDSAVSKAKQLAGDEYVVLVADVYGKGKRPANDSEAGQFAGALKKDPPELRARALTAVEVLKAQAGKAPLDAARIGAVGFCFGGTTVLELVRAGAQLAGVVSLHGGIATPSPAAAGSAKTPLLVLNGADDKSVSKADIAAFETEMNAAGADWQFVNFSGAVHCFAEADANSPPGCLYNPRAAKRAYRMLGDFFDERFAK
- a CDS encoding polyprenyl synthetase family protein, which encodes MTIAEDLPTVLGLPQIQSLAAPDMAAVDAVIRRRLASDVMLINQIADHIISAGGKRLRPMLVILAGHAAGGSGPEHHQLAAIIEFIHTSTLLHDDVVDESDLRRGRSTANALWGNAPSVLVGDFLYSRSFQLMVELDRMEVMQILADTTNRIAEGEVLQLLHVHNPDTDEAAYLRVIERKTAVLFAAGTRLGALASGADAQVQQQLYDYGMQLGFAFQIADDVLDYAAEAAELGKNLGDDLAEGKATLPLIHAMAHSDATTRERLRQIVEQGDAAAMPDVLAAIHATGGLDYSRQRAGEYAAAAEQALDTLPYSPAVAALRGLARYAVERTH